One segment of Methanolinea mesophila DNA contains the following:
- a CDS encoding P-II family nitrogen regulator, with protein MLLIRAIVRPEKKDVVLEQLAGAGYNAATMVDVVGRGKQKGIKIGGMVYDEIPKSLILMVVPDDAKERVVQIIMNTARTGTEGTFGDGKVFVSPVEEAYTISRNSPGL; from the coding sequence ATGTTACTGATACGTGCAATTGTGAGGCCGGAGAAGAAGGACGTGGTCCTGGAACAGCTCGCCGGCGCAGGGTATAACGCGGCGACCATGGTCGACGTGGTCGGACGGGGCAAGCAGAAGGGCATCAAGATCGGGGGAATGGTCTACGACGAGATCCCGAAGAGCCTCATCCTCATGGTGGTCCCCGACGATGCAAAGGAGCGGGTGGTGCAGATCATCATGAACACCGCCCGGACCGGAACGGAGGGCACCTTCGGAGACGGGAAGGTCTTCGTCAGCCCGGTCGAGGAGGCATACACGATCTCCAGAAACAGCCCTGGCCTGTGA
- a CDS encoding P-II family nitrogen regulator — MKEIMAIVRMKKTGATKKALVAAGVAGFTAVRVLGRGKLVDDPTELEKCKRKLLEMGMDEISDKQDTEQVVTEFLDGSRFFPRRLFTVLAHDDDVPRIVEAITKANRTDYGLGDGAIFVLPVLDAYRVRTGEAGEAAIW, encoded by the coding sequence ATGAAAGAGATCATGGCCATCGTGCGCATGAAAAAGACCGGCGCAACCAAAAAAGCGTTGGTCGCGGCCGGAGTAGCCGGGTTCACTGCAGTCCGGGTCCTTGGGCGGGGAAAACTCGTGGACGACCCGACCGAACTGGAGAAGTGCAAACGGAAGCTCCTCGAAATGGGCATGGACGAGATCAGCGACAAGCAAGACACCGAGCAGGTGGTCACGGAGTTCCTGGACGGCTCCAGGTTTTTCCCGCGCCGGCTCTTCACGGTCCTTGCGCATGACGACGATGTCCCGCGAATCGTGGAAGCGATAACGAAGGCAAACCGCACGGACTACGGGCTCGGCGACGGCGCGATATTCGTCCTGCCGGTACTCGACGCGTACCGCGTCAGGACCGGCGAGGCGGGAGAAGCGGCAATCTGGTAA